A window of the Dermacentor variabilis isolate Ectoservices unplaced genomic scaffold, ASM5094787v1 scaffold_12, whole genome shotgun sequence genome harbors these coding sequences:
- the Slimp gene encoding seryl-tRNA synthetase-like insect mitochondrial protein isoform X1, with translation MRVLQTREMAVALAMNYRCCVRELMRLPGRCSSLPELCALPARALTDMRTSALYIRGKEARNRRALLLPYIEIDKIVNDLPALQKTLQLRDIGLDISPLSTKLPSLRIVKNELKRVQVEIVQLTRALADYWKASTEDQEHNSESELKARLQAHYMTEREVKQSLYAKEEEVIPLILRLPNFVQPPSEVIKLECSEYGIRSTFPFHPASHVDIASTDIILRHEPRLCYLKGAPALLHLQLCRFFSERLMSLDSTLMSGPDWVVDTVLEGCGTDPNNLDHTMAIENKEHSGGHHMHLVGSSALESFAAYLARRQPKDVPMSFHTVGRRYIAKCDARLPGLFSLTQSTKVAAFVACHREELMPAFEKLLAAVKQWYQELELPFRLVLAEPPELGFIESLRVSIEVWSPAQNRYIPSGFLSLHDDFVSRRLIMVSGTKASDAEFLHTTYACIANVHVLVACIMENTQTKEKAFTFPATLKDTYGSPFTSRG, from the coding sequence ATGCGAGTCTTGCAAACGCGAGAAATGGCAGTAGCACTAGCCATGAATTACCGGTGCTGTGTCCGGGAGCTTATGCGGCTGCCTGGCCGGTGCAGCTCCCTGCCAGAGTTGTGCGCATTGCCTGCAAGAGCTTTGACAGACATGCGGACGTCGGCACTGTACATTCGCGGTAAGGAAGCGCGCAACAGGCGAGCGCTTCTGCTACCATACATTGAAATAGACAAAATAGTTAACGACCTTCCAGCACTGCAGAAGACTCTGCAGCTGAGAGACATCGGTTTGGACATATCTCCTTTGAGTACAAAACTGCCTTCTTTAAGAATTGTGAAGAATGAATTGAAAAGAGTCCAAGTGGAGATCGTACAGCTGACGCGTGCATTGGCAGACTACTGGAAGGCGAGCACTGAAGACCAGGAGCATAATAGCGAATCGGAACTCAAAGCACGGCTTCAAGCTCACTACATGACCGAGCGAGAAGTAAAGCAGTCTTTGTATGCAAAGGAGGAAGAAGTCATCCCCTTAATACTGCGGCTGCCCAACTTTGTCCAACCACCAAGTGAGGTGATCAAGTTGGAGTGCTCAGAATACGGCATTCGATCCACATTTCCGTTTCACCCGGCATCGCATGTCGACATCGCCAGCACCGACATCATCCTGCGGCACGAGCCTCGGCTGTGCTACCTAAAGGGCGCGCCGGCACTGCTACAtcttcagctgtgcaggttcttTAGTGAACGTTTGATGTCACTGGACAGCACACTAATGAGTGGACCAGACTGGGTCGTAGATACCGTGTTAGAGGGCTGTGGCACCGATCCAAACAACCTAGACCACACCATGGCCATTGAAAACAAGGAACACAGTGGAGGTCACCACATGCACTTGGTTGGATCATCAGCGCTAGAGTCATTTGCAGCTTACCTGGCCCGGCGCCAGCCCAAAGACGTACCAATGAGTTTCCACACAGTCGGCCGCCGTTACATAGCTAAGTGCGACGCACGCCTGCCTGGTCTCTTCTCGCTCACCCAATCTACGAAGGTGGCTGCTTTTGTGGCCTGCCATCGTGAAGAGTTGATGCCCGCATTTGAAAAGCTGCTGGCAGCTGTCAAGCAGTGGTACCAAGAACTGGAACTGCCCTTTCGCCTTGTTCTTGCTGAGCCACCAGAGCTTGGCTTCATTGAAAGCCTACGTGTGTCCATTGAAGTTTGGTCACCTGCACAAAACAGGTATATACCTAGTGGCTTCCTCAGCCTACATGATGACTTTGTGAGCAGGAGGCTCATTATGGTTTCTGGAACCAAGGCATCAGATGCAGAATTTTTGCACACCACTTATGCTTGCATTGCCAATGTGCATGTCTTAGTGGCATGCATTATGGAAAATACACAGACAAAGGAAAAGGCATTCACGTTTCCAGCAACTCTCAAGGATACCTATGGAAGCCCATTTACTTCTCGTGGGTGA